Proteins from a single region of Edaphobacter bradus:
- a CDS encoding VOC family protein gives MRPRIANGKICYVEVPSTDISRSAEFYSRVFGWRIRQRGDGSIAFDDGVGEVSGAFVTGRPPMTSVGLLIYVMVDSVAATVESVLANGGEIVQPIGADAPEITARFRDPAGNILGLYQQPA, from the coding sequence ATGCGACCTAGGATCGCCAATGGCAAAATCTGCTACGTCGAGGTTCCCTCGACCGATATCTCCCGCTCGGCCGAGTTTTACAGCCGCGTCTTCGGCTGGAGGATCCGGCAGCGCGGCGACGGATCGATCGCGTTCGACGATGGCGTCGGCGAGGTGAGCGGCGCGTTTGTGACCGGCAGGCCGCCGATGACGTCGGTAGGTCTGCTGATCTATGTAATGGTCGACAGCGTCGCCGCGACCGTGGAGTCCGTCCTGGCCAACGGCGGCGAAATCGTGCAGCCGATTGGAGCCGACGCTCCGGAGATCACGGCCCGGTTTCGCGACCCAGCCGGGAACATCCTCGGGCTTTATCAGCAGCCTGCCTGA